The genomic segment AAATGCTTTTTCTATCACCTATCGCTTGGTGCTAGAAAGAGTAGCCTGGGCAGGCTACTCCCAACACCCTCTTAACGTTTTTGCCGACGAAGAATAGCCACCTCTTCAGCCAACTCGGCCAGAGGTGGTTCTGTTTGCAAAAAGAGACGATTACCAGGATTACCCCGACTGATCTCTTCACCCTTTTCATTTGTCATGGTCCGAACAGTCAGCGGATAGTTTCTATCATCCCGCCCCATATATTCAATCTCATCACCGAGTTCCAGAGGATTACGCAGTTCAACAAGCACATCCTCCTCCACCCGACGGACAACGGCAACGGGTTCCCACTCCTGATCAAGACGGGTATGATTATAAAGCATTTCAGCACTGCCCGGCCTATCAATGATAAAATTTTCCGTCTGCCCCCGGGTACCGGTACGTGCTATCTCCATAAGGAGATGCTCCGGCAGACGTATCTCTTCGGGATCGGCCCAGGCTTCAGCAGGTAGGGTCGCCAGATAATCGAGGGCAGCCCGGTAGATGCGAACAACCCCCCCCACATAAAAAATTGACTTCATCCGCCCCTCTATCTTGAGGGAATCCACCCCCGCCGCCACCAGCTGAGGCAGTTTTTCCAGCAGACAGAGATCCTTGGAGTTAAAGATATAGGTGCCACGCTCATCCTCTTCCACCGGAAAAAATTCACCAGGTCGTTTTTCCTCTACAAGTGAATAGCTGTAGCGACAGGGATGGGCACAGCTTCCCTGATTGGCATCACGACCGGTCAAATAATTGGAGAGCATACAACGACCGGAATAGGAAATACAGAGGGCCCCGTGGACAAACACCTCAAGCTCGCCCCTATTTTCCTCCCGTATCTCGGTGATCTCCTTAAGAGAGAGTTCACGAGCCAGATTGAGGCGGGAGGCTCCCTGCTCAAACCAGAAGGCTGCAGAACCTGAGTTGGTCACATTAGCCTGGGTGGAGAGATGAATGGGCAGGGAGGGGACAACTGCCTGGGCCCGCCTTAAAATACCAGGGTCTGAAATAATCAAACCATCAACGCCCAGTTTCTCCAGGCCCAACAAGTACTCGTCCAGTTCAGAAAAATCTCTGTTGTGGGCAATTATATTTGCGGTGATATAGACCTTCACCCCATGCCGATGGGCATAGTCAAGTCCTGCCTGCATGGCATTTTCACTAAAATTACCGGCCTTGGCCCGTAGACTAAAGTCCTTGCCACCAAGATAAATGGCGTCGGCACCATAATGTACGGCTGTCACTAATTTTTCATAGTTACCCGCGGGGACAAGAAGTTCCGGAATGGCAGGACAAACGGCTTTATGACTTTTATTTTCATTCATGGTGCATTATCTTTTTTTATGTTTACTTTTTAAAAGAATTTTAACTATAGATGCTAGTATCTTTTTTTTGAGGCAACAGGGCAATTAACCTACAAAAGAGCAAAAAGGCAAGAATCTCTTCTCGCGCCAAGAAATATTTTGGCCCCGTTTAGGCAACATTCTCCTGCGACAAGACCCAGCCACCTCCTTGTCAAGTGACCAAGAGCTCTAGCAAAACTGCTTTTTACCATGGGCGACTTGAGACATTACAATATTCAAGATTCCCTTATACAAAACAAACACCTTTTTGACACTCTCTCATGATTAAAAATATTACTGGTATTGCCATGAGCGGTGGCGTTGATTCCACAGCTACCGCCATCCTGCAAAAACAAAAGGGCCCGGTCCTTGGCTTTTTCATGAAACTTAACCAACCCGACTACGAAACACAGAGGGACAGGGTTTCACAAATTGCTCAAAAGCTAGATATCAAACTAGAGATTATTGATCTGACAGAAGAGTTTCAAGAGTATGTGCTTAAATACTTCTCTGCCAGCTATTTTAAGGGACTCACCCCCAATCCCTGCATCATCTGCAATAAAGAAATAAAATTTGGTCTTTTCCAGCAGGCCATCCTCAGGCAAGGTGTAGAGAGAATAGCCACGGGCCACTATGCCCAAATACACAAAACAGCAGCGGGCTATCAATTACATAAGGGTGTAGATCCCCATAAGGATCAGTCCTACTTTCTCTCCCGCCTCAGCCAGGAACAACTCGCCCACAGCATATTTCCCTTGGGCGGAATGCATAAGGGTGCTATCTACGATCTGGTGGAGGCACATGGCTTTCACGATTTCAGAGGCACAGAGAGCCAGGATGTCTGTTTTTTAGAGCAGGACAATGTCGTCGATTTCCTTGAACAGACAGCGGAATTTTCCGCCTCATCGGGAAACATCGTCATGAACGATGGCAAGATACTGGGCAAGCATAAAGGTCTACACCGATACACAGTGGGACAGCGTCGAGGCCTTGGCATATCCTATCCGGTTCCCCTCTATGTCATCAACCTCGATGTCAAAAACAACAATGTCATCGTTGGAGAAAACGAGCAACTCTTTCACAAAACAATGGCAATCTCCGATATCCACTGGATTAGCCAACCAGAGCGTGAAGACCTGCTCCATGCCAGCGTCCATATCCGCTCCACCCATAAAGGCGCCCAGGCCTCGGTAATATTAAAAGAGAACAACCGAGCCAGCGTTATTTTTGATGAGCCACAAAGGGCTATCACCCCCGGCCAATTTGCCACAATCTACAAAGACACCCAGGTCCTTGGCTCTGGGGTTATTCTCTAGTTACAGACAAAGAATATTTCATGAAAAGAATATCTATCACCACCCTTGGTTGCAAGGTTAACCAATTTGAATCCGCCTCCTTTTCCGACAATTTATCCCAGACAGGGTACAAAATTGTCGGCCACAATGAAGAGGCCGACTATATTATCATTAACACCTGCACAGTAACCGCGGCCGCAAGCGCGCAATCACGCCATAGCATCCGCCACGCCCTCCGCCTCAGCCCCACCGCAAAAATCATTATCACCGGCTGCTATGTAGAGATTGGAGCAGAGGAGATCCAAGCCATCGAAGAGCTCCGGGGGCGTGAATACCATATTATCGGTAACAGTTGCAAAGACCAAGTGGTCGACACCATCAGGAGCACGGGAGCCGAGCAGCTGATCCTGGGAGATATCCGCAAGGCAAAAGAGATCTGTCGCCTGCCCGTGCGCCACTTTGGTGATCGTACCCGCACCTACCTCCGTATCCAGGATGGTTGCCAGAGCTTTTGCACCTATTGCATAGTCCCATTCACCCGTGGCCCCAGCAGAAGTCTGCCCTTGGATGAGGTGATTGCCCAGACAAGGGCCTTTGCCGAGGAGGGCTATCAGGAGACGGTACTCACCGGCATCCACATTGGCGAATGGGGACATGACTTGAAAGGAGGAGAGACCTTTACCGACCTACTTGACCGTCTCTCTGCGGAAGTTCCCCAGATGCGTTTTCGTATCAGCTCCTTAGAGCCCACTGAAATAAATGCCAGAATCCTTGAGCTCATCAAGACCCGTGCCAACATTTTTCCCCATCTTCATATCCCCCTGCAGAGCGGCAGTGATCAGATTCTCGCCCGGATGAACAGACATTATGACACCGC from the Desulfotalea psychrophila LSv54 genome contains:
- the mnmA gene encoding tRNA 2-thiouridine(34) synthase MnmA; amino-acid sequence: MIKNITGIAMSGGVDSTATAILQKQKGPVLGFFMKLNQPDYETQRDRVSQIAQKLDIKLEIIDLTEEFQEYVLKYFSASYFKGLTPNPCIICNKEIKFGLFQQAILRQGVERIATGHYAQIHKTAAGYQLHKGVDPHKDQSYFLSRLSQEQLAHSIFPLGGMHKGAIYDLVEAHGFHDFRGTESQDVCFLEQDNVVDFLEQTAEFSASSGNIVMNDGKILGKHKGLHRYTVGQRRGLGISYPVPLYVINLDVKNNNVIVGENEQLFHKTMAISDIHWISQPEREDLLHASVHIRSTHKGAQASVILKENNRASVIFDEPQRAITPGQFATIYKDTQVLGSGVIL
- a CDS encoding peptidase U32 family protein; this encodes MNENKSHKAVCPAIPELLVPAGNYEKLVTAVHYGADAIYLGGKDFSLRAKAGNFSENAMQAGLDYAHRHGVKVYITANIIAHNRDFSELDEYLLGLEKLGVDGLIISDPGILRRAQAVVPSLPIHLSTQANVTNSGSAAFWFEQGASRLNLARELSLKEITEIREENRGELEVFVHGALCISYSGRCMLSNYLTGRDANQGSCAHPCRYSYSLVEEKRPGEFFPVEEDERGTYIFNSKDLCLLEKLPQLVAAGVDSLKIEGRMKSIFYVGGVVRIYRAALDYLATLPAEAWADPEEIRLPEHLLMEIARTGTRGQTENFIIDRPGSAEMLYNHTRLDQEWEPVAVVRRVEEDVLVELRNPLELGDEIEYMGRDDRNYPLTVRTMTNEKGEEISRGNPGNRLFLQTEPPLAELAEEVAILRRQKR
- the mtaB gene encoding tRNA (N(6)-L-threonylcarbamoyladenosine(37)-C(2))-methylthiotransferase MtaB; amino-acid sequence: MKRISITTLGCKVNQFESASFSDNLSQTGYKIVGHNEEADYIIINTCTVTAAASAQSRHSIRHALRLSPTAKIIITGCYVEIGAEEIQAIEELRGREYHIIGNSCKDQVVDTIRSTGAEQLILGDIRKAKEICRLPVRHFGDRTRTYLRIQDGCQSFCTYCIVPFTRGPSRSLPLDEVIAQTRAFAEEGYQETVLTGIHIGEWGHDLKGGETFTDLLDRLSAEVPQMRFRISSLEPTEINARILELIKTRANIFPHLHIPLQSGSDQILARMNRHYDTARFAGIIEACHQAIPNLCIGIDVLAGFPGESEEHFASAYSFLQKLDFTYLHVFPYSIRPGTKAAEFTDQVASDIKAIRVKKLRALSDTKKSAFYQKQIGKTLPVQVEGKRAKDGLLRGYTDNYTLVHFAGADDLVRSSVDITLLENRDEYVYGKLV